Proteins from a genomic interval of Equus quagga isolate Etosha38 chromosome 13, UCLA_HA_Equagga_1.0, whole genome shotgun sequence:
- the RPL13 gene encoding 60S ribosomal protein L13, which produces MAPSRNGMILKPHFHKDWQRRVATWFNQPARKIRRRKARQAKARRIAPRPACGPVRPVVRCPTVRYHTRVRAGRGFSLEELRVAGIHKKVARTIGISVDPRRRNKSTESLQANVQRLKEYRSKLILFPRRPSAPKKGDSSAEELKLATQLTGPVMPIRNVYKKEKARVITDEEKNFKAFASLRMARANARLFGIRAKRAKEAAEQDVEKKK; this is translated from the exons ATGGCGCCCAGCCGGAATGGCATGATCCTGAAGCCGCACTTCCACAAGGACTGGCAGCGGCGCGTGGCCACGTGGTTCAACCAGCCGGCGCGTAAGATCCGCAG GCGCAAGGCCCGGCAGGCCAAGGCGCGGCGCATCGCCCCGCGGCCGGCGTGCGGCCCGGTCCGGCCCGTCGTGCGCTGCCCCACCGTCAGGTACCACACCCGCGTGCGCGCCGGCAGGGGCTTCAGCCTGGAGGAGCTGCGG GTGGCCGGCATCCACAAGAAGGTGGCCCGGACCATCGGGATCTCGGTGGACCCCAGGAGGCGGAACAAGTCCACCGAGTCCCTGCAGGCCAACGTGCAGCGGCTGAAGGAGTACCGCTCCAAGCTCATCCTCTTCCCCAGGAGGCCCTCGGCCCCCAAGAAGGGGGACAGCTCG GCGGAAGAACTCAAATTGGCCACCCAGCTGACAGGACCGGTTATGCCTATACGGAAC GTCTACAAGAAGGAGAAAGCCAGAGTCATCACGGACGAGGAGAAGAACTTCAAGGCCTTCGCCAGTCTCCGCATGGCCCGCGCCAACGCCCGGCTCTTCGGCATCCGGGCAAAAAGGGCCAAGGAGGCCGCAGAGCAggatgtggaaaagaaaaaataa